One region of Pseudoalteromonas sp. R3 genomic DNA includes:
- a CDS encoding alpha-2-macroglobulin family protein, with translation MLLRGVLLLLTCLTWATQALEVEDIRFHTQKNTLQQILIQFDQDIAQAGQVPSHAQLTHITLTDQYKQQCRWRYVTFNKLSCDIHTETSAYKPVKVRVEAGFPGLHSQLQNDRTAKWHSANWPIYIEEREETQLQLVYSADTETDKHVVWDITHSLTFKLNDQTIVPTARHYEIADSRQIYRLTIDFAEPIDNGNLEVALPAGFQPTQAHVALPASQLILSPEQRPEPEVEAEFKGLFCVKPFARGPYWQNAFKALPPEEAGSCAPEALALGFTHRVEKFWLMESVISASIATQPVIIKGNARENHESDLYYYPIALKGETDYQLDLSTLRSDSTGHPFKKAGLLTLSTGPSSPYWHISEQSGSAYRARTPAALSLSTRNTADLSIQFYPVFELAQLHHWLQTKDKSELLMPLPDMPRHMDNRIHQTNLPVSGHLKDRSGILFYDLQGPGSSSVYDNQVTMRQLQQTLTASDFNLSVHHGSGITLYNTEFDTDKTIADVDIYLACASFSAPKYLGQSNQQGLLTLSPEQWQSLHPQNNADCWLWASKDTTHAMMALTPQSAAAISGELLKSQPIYQPNSAIDLSVVLYRHTSDGLQPVLDNIELTLQRRGSEHKARLAQQSVSEFGLRQFHLPEGVDKQGRYHVHAKVSGTSHFLGSIYVSEFIPPEIEFTWQHPDTAYKDRPLNLSVSGKTMNGFDADNLSGELKYQFIRFGYSDLPSGWPQEYDFSSRREKPASQRNNAIPLSTNGKLSSATFTPTETLPLVKLALSGRVVSEQGEVQFFNQQLTYLSREHYIGVREQDGQVHIIAVDHSGNPVSVPASVHMEVSTTEQGQQRKEQVLLCEIQTPATCALPDNESDFFYLDIRSGKQDYLWMRNVFRSDSSPDESEPAAQFGLTGKKQITAQAEYTFSVNALRNGEILAFITAGEHQSLHTFTVKKGSNDLTLQVPPSWLPGFRITAVMPYSDHHREVLHQQWLSDASAAQLEWQAQPHFSRATSSPALPTKPDMRGQFASLSVEVRPANALSIRVEHPETVAANGQLDIKVSSDQDADIQLWLVNDALFNIASAQAGEIHLNRLFNREGYQQSLISDYNLSDRLVASQFIQQLDEQLFKAQYEAMMATGSRIAPPDTLSQALANTIWQPVIPLKANQTKTVSLQLPQLLGRWRVFAVALNTQSTQTYTNTITSHAGLEYHLTHAAHFIQGDKAIVTIRAENRLGKPLEDKVRLTLNGKTLAEHTIEVQEQEPQLLDVTLPELPPGEYILQLHSERMAFPRLSEFRVSDSSRIVQQSWLLDPARQNTVTLAEGVQVESAEAHSIEQLAPNWSALQQHHQHYPHQCWEQTLSRALSYSVNPLASELWPEGKQALQQMLTKGATENSSWQFGTGYAYYPHAYPDPMLSAYTLLVSQWLNNSPLSLTIDKTIPEAISQDVLEALHIAEHQRRAFDDDSADWQWWALAQSRQVTLEQVLSWRHTFGVTGTRSNLLQLLAMKALGHEQPELERALTRVLDTGFEDQTLSALPGPLEQCLALLLTEREALKAQLSKLAISRQHRQGHFGNTLNDGICALALQDHQHNAAAPVSLTASPDAQSNEYKIKTPLAEPYWLTVQTRQPLSLSKTQSNGLDVTRRYHTYSNDKWQPIAGQAIKPGYLIKVTLEVFSADKRAHVLLTDTLPGGLRLLNPQHSHTQYKNWLKADSLDTSLLMQQTSQGAQQVLWHQAYLSAGTTTFEYLAQAQAGGNYLAPPASVEMMYQPEIAGDSNAQEVLISTRP, from the coding sequence ATGTTACTCAGAGGCGTGCTGTTACTGCTCACCTGCTTAACCTGGGCTACTCAGGCATTAGAGGTCGAGGATATTCGCTTTCATACACAAAAAAATACCCTCCAACAAATTCTGATCCAATTTGACCAGGATATTGCTCAAGCGGGACAAGTACCTAGCCACGCACAACTGACGCATATCACACTCACTGATCAATACAAGCAGCAGTGCCGCTGGCGTTATGTGACATTCAATAAGCTCAGTTGTGATATACACACAGAAACAAGCGCCTACAAACCAGTGAAAGTGCGTGTTGAAGCTGGGTTTCCTGGTCTGCATTCTCAGTTACAAAATGACCGAACAGCAAAGTGGCACAGTGCTAACTGGCCCATTTACATAGAAGAGCGCGAAGAAACGCAGCTTCAGCTGGTTTACTCTGCTGACACAGAAACAGACAAGCACGTTGTATGGGATATCACGCATTCGCTGACCTTTAAGCTTAATGATCAAACGATTGTTCCAACAGCGCGACATTATGAGATAGCCGACTCAAGACAAATCTATCGGCTCACAATTGACTTTGCTGAGCCGATAGATAACGGCAATCTGGAGGTTGCATTGCCCGCCGGTTTTCAGCCTACACAAGCACACGTTGCATTGCCGGCCTCGCAGCTAATTCTCTCCCCTGAGCAACGCCCAGAGCCAGAGGTTGAGGCCGAGTTTAAGGGACTCTTTTGTGTAAAGCCTTTCGCTCGAGGGCCATATTGGCAAAACGCTTTTAAAGCGCTCCCCCCTGAAGAGGCAGGCTCCTGTGCCCCAGAAGCACTGGCATTGGGCTTTACCCACAGGGTAGAGAAGTTTTGGCTCATGGAGTCTGTCATATCAGCATCGATTGCCACGCAACCTGTGATAATCAAAGGCAACGCGCGTGAAAACCACGAAAGTGACCTGTACTATTATCCCATCGCACTCAAAGGGGAAACGGACTACCAACTGGATCTCAGCACACTGCGTTCAGATTCAACGGGGCATCCGTTTAAAAAAGCAGGTTTGCTGACGCTGAGTACAGGGCCCAGTAGCCCTTACTGGCATATCAGCGAGCAATCAGGCAGTGCCTATCGGGCACGTACCCCCGCAGCACTGTCTCTGAGCACACGTAATACAGCAGATCTCTCAATTCAATTTTATCCCGTATTCGAGCTGGCGCAGCTGCATCACTGGCTACAGACAAAAGATAAATCAGAACTTTTGATGCCATTGCCGGATATGCCGCGTCATATGGATAACCGAATACATCAGACTAACTTGCCTGTCAGTGGCCATCTGAAAGACCGAAGTGGCATACTATTTTACGATCTGCAAGGCCCGGGTTCGTCCTCTGTTTATGACAATCAGGTAACAATGCGCCAGCTGCAGCAAACGCTGACCGCATCTGACTTTAACCTGTCTGTCCATCATGGCTCCGGTATTACCCTTTACAACACAGAATTTGATACCGACAAGACCATCGCTGATGTCGATATTTACCTTGCCTGTGCGTCTTTTAGCGCGCCCAAATATCTTGGCCAAAGTAATCAGCAGGGATTGCTTACGCTGTCCCCTGAGCAATGGCAGTCTTTACACCCACAAAACAATGCTGACTGTTGGTTATGGGCCAGCAAAGACACCACCCACGCCATGATGGCGCTCACGCCCCAATCTGCTGCGGCAATCAGTGGCGAGCTGCTTAAAAGCCAACCCATTTATCAGCCCAATTCAGCCATCGACTTGAGTGTCGTTTTGTATCGTCACACCAGCGACGGCCTGCAACCTGTGCTCGACAATATCGAACTCACACTGCAAAGAAGAGGCTCCGAACACAAAGCTCGCCTGGCACAACAGTCAGTGTCTGAGTTTGGGCTAAGACAATTTCACCTCCCCGAAGGCGTTGATAAGCAGGGCAGATATCATGTGCATGCCAAAGTATCGGGGACATCTCACTTTTTGGGTTCAATCTATGTCTCTGAGTTTATTCCACCTGAGATAGAGTTTACCTGGCAACACCCTGACACAGCATATAAAGATCGGCCACTGAACCTCTCTGTGAGTGGCAAAACCATGAATGGATTTGATGCAGACAACCTCAGCGGTGAGCTAAAATACCAGTTTATTCGCTTTGGTTATTCGGATCTGCCCAGTGGCTGGCCACAGGAGTATGACTTTAGCAGCAGAAGAGAAAAGCCTGCGAGCCAGCGCAATAACGCCATTCCTCTAAGCACAAATGGCAAGCTGTCTTCAGCTACTTTCACGCCAACTGAGACTTTGCCACTGGTAAAACTGGCTCTGTCTGGCAGAGTGGTCTCCGAGCAAGGCGAAGTACAATTTTTCAATCAGCAACTGACCTACTTATCCCGTGAGCACTATATTGGTGTCCGGGAACAAGACGGACAAGTGCATATCATAGCTGTCGACCACTCAGGTAATCCGGTGTCTGTGCCGGCCTCCGTTCATATGGAAGTTTCAACCACGGAACAGGGCCAACAACGCAAGGAACAGGTGTTACTTTGTGAGATCCAGACACCCGCAACCTGCGCTCTGCCCGACAACGAGTCAGACTTTTTTTATCTGGATATCCGCAGCGGGAAGCAGGATTACTTGTGGATGCGCAACGTTTTTCGCAGTGACTCTTCACCAGATGAAAGCGAACCGGCAGCACAATTCGGCTTAACGGGTAAAAAACAGATAACGGCCCAAGCGGAATACACCTTCTCTGTAAACGCCCTCAGAAACGGCGAAATACTGGCTTTTATCACTGCCGGAGAGCATCAGTCGCTACACACCTTTACAGTAAAAAAGGGAAGCAACGACTTAACTTTGCAGGTACCGCCCAGCTGGCTACCCGGCTTTCGGATAACAGCCGTCATGCCTTACTCGGACCACCATCGAGAAGTGCTACATCAACAGTGGCTGAGTGACGCCAGCGCTGCACAGCTCGAATGGCAAGCCCAGCCTCATTTTTCACGGGCGACTTCTTCGCCTGCTTTGCCAACCAAACCCGACATGCGCGGCCAGTTTGCCAGCCTTTCCGTTGAGGTGCGACCCGCTAACGCTTTGTCAATCAGGGTAGAGCACCCAGAAACAGTGGCAGCCAATGGTCAGCTGGATATCAAGGTATCCAGCGATCAGGACGCGGATATTCAGCTCTGGCTGGTCAATGATGCATTGTTTAATATTGCCAGTGCACAGGCAGGCGAGATACATCTCAATCGATTGTTTAACCGTGAAGGGTATCAGCAAAGCCTTATCAGTGACTATAACCTGAGTGACAGACTGGTCGCATCGCAGTTTATCCAACAGCTGGATGAGCAGCTTTTTAAAGCTCAATATGAAGCAATGATGGCAACCGGATCAAGAATCGCCCCACCAGATACATTGTCTCAGGCTTTGGCAAATACCATCTGGCAACCGGTCATCCCCCTTAAAGCTAACCAGACAAAAACGGTCTCACTGCAACTGCCCCAGTTACTTGGGCGCTGGCGTGTGTTTGCCGTGGCCCTGAATACTCAGAGCACACAGACGTATACAAACACCATCACCAGTCATGCGGGGCTGGAATATCACCTAACTCATGCAGCACATTTTATCCAGGGTGACAAAGCCATAGTCACCATTCGGGCAGAAAACCGGCTGGGAAAACCATTAGAGGATAAAGTGCGGCTCACACTCAACGGTAAGACACTCGCAGAGCACACCATTGAGGTGCAAGAGCAGGAGCCACAGTTGCTTGATGTCACACTCCCTGAGCTGCCACCGGGTGAATACATATTGCAGCTGCACAGCGAACGAATGGCATTCCCGCGACTTTCGGAGTTTAGGGTCAGCGATAGTAGCCGTATTGTGCAGCAGTCATGGCTGTTAGACCCTGCCCGCCAAAACACCGTAACACTGGCAGAGGGTGTACAGGTCGAATCAGCTGAAGCGCACTCCATTGAGCAGCTCGCTCCCAATTGGTCTGCACTACAGCAACACCATCAGCATTATCCTCATCAATGTTGGGAGCAAACGCTTTCCAGAGCATTAAGCTACAGTGTAAACCCCCTTGCCAGTGAACTTTGGCCAGAGGGAAAGCAGGCCCTGCAACAGATGCTCACCAAGGGCGCAACTGAGAACTCAAGCTGGCAATTTGGTACGGGATACGCTTACTACCCGCACGCCTACCCAGACCCAATGTTGAGCGCCTATACGCTGCTCGTAAGTCAATGGCTCAATAACAGTCCCCTGAGTCTGACTATCGATAAAACAATACCAGAAGCCATAAGCCAGGACGTGCTTGAGGCATTACATATAGCAGAGCACCAACGGCGAGCATTTGACGATGACAGTGCCGACTGGCAGTGGTGGGCGCTGGCGCAAAGCCGACAGGTGACACTTGAGCAGGTACTCTCCTGGCGACACACCTTCGGTGTAACGGGCACTCGTAGTAATCTGTTACAACTATTGGCAATGAAAGCGCTCGGACACGAGCAGCCTGAACTGGAGCGTGCACTCACCCGGGTTCTCGACACCGGCTTTGAGGATCAAACCCTCAGTGCGCTGCCAGGTCCGTTGGAGCAATGTCTTGCTCTGCTGCTCACTGAGCGTGAGGCATTGAAAGCACAACTCAGCAAACTGGCCATCAGTCGTCAACACCGCCAGGGACATTTTGGCAATACGCTGAATGATGGGATCTGTGCGCTGGCCCTGCAAGATCACCAGCATAACGCAGCGGCCCCCGTATCATTGACAGCATCACCTGATGCTCAGAGCAACGAATATAAAATAAAGACACCTTTGGCAGAGCCCTACTGGTTAACAGTACAAACCCGTCAGCCTCTTTCATTGTCCAAGACGCAGAGTAATGGCCTGGATGTGACTCGACGTTATCACACATACAGCAATGACAAATGGCAGCCCATTGCAGGTCAGGCAATTAAGCCTGGCTACCTGATCAAAGTCACATTGGAGGTCTTTTCGGCTGATAAGCGAGCACATGTACTGTTGACCGATACACTGCCAGGCGGGCTGCGATTGCTCAATCCGCAACACAGCCATACTCAGTATAAAAACTGGTTGAAGGCGGACTCCCTGGATACCAGTCTGCTTATGCAACAGACATCACAAGGGGCACAACAAGTGCTCTGGCATCAGGCATATCTCAGCGCCGGGACAACAACATTTGAATATCTGGCACAGGCACAGGCCGGTGGCAACTATCTGGCGCCACCCGCCAGCGTTGAAATGATGTATCAACCAGAGATAGCCGGAGACAGCAATGCACAGGAAGTGCTTATAAGCACGCGACCCTGA
- a CDS encoding RidA family protein, translating to MIQRIDTKQRMSRIVKHNGTIYLCGQVCKDAEQGIKEQTTTMLEKVDELLQQAGSDRQHILSATIYIKDMKYFSDMNEVWDAWVPEGHAPARACVEAAMARDALLVEISVIAAEINPS from the coding sequence GTGATACAGAGAATTGATACCAAACAACGCATGAGTCGTATCGTAAAACACAACGGCACAATTTATTTATGTGGTCAGGTGTGTAAAGACGCAGAGCAAGGCATTAAAGAGCAAACCACCACCATGCTTGAAAAAGTCGATGAACTATTGCAACAGGCTGGAAGTGACCGTCAGCACATTCTATCTGCAACAATTTACATTAAAGACATGAAGTACTTTAGTGACATGAACGAGGTGTGGGACGCCTGGGTTCCTGAAGGCCATGCACCTGCGCGTGCCTGTGTGGAAGCCGCTATGGCGCGGGACGCTCTGTTAGTAGAAATTTCAGTGATTGCCGCCGAGATCAACCCCAGTTAA
- a CDS encoding metalloregulator ArsR/SmtB family transcription factor translates to MDLASAADKLAELGHTTRLSIFRYLVKGGTQGVPVGEIQAALNVPGSTLSHHINRLVKVGLVKQRRESRTLYCVPQYDALIGLIGFLQEECCANQADEPGCDDVLSRDCDTPCDNT, encoded by the coding sequence ATGGACCTGGCATCTGCGGCAGATAAACTCGCCGAACTGGGGCACACAACCCGATTGAGCATTTTCCGATATTTGGTGAAAGGTGGCACACAGGGCGTCCCTGTTGGAGAAATACAGGCAGCATTGAATGTACCTGGCTCTACCTTGTCACACCATATAAATCGCCTGGTTAAAGTAGGGCTGGTTAAGCAACGCCGAGAAAGCCGGACGCTTTATTGCGTGCCTCAATATGACGCTCTGATTGGGTTAATCGGATTTTTGCAAGAGGAGTGCTGCGCCAATCAGGCCGATGAACCCGGCTGTGATGATGTGTTATCGCGCGACTGTGATACTCCCTGCGATAACACATAA
- a CDS encoding DUF4437 domain-containing protein has translation MVKLNTLNSLLAGTLFIPVAVLATDAHTTADKVKVVSTEQIEWGYLNPARGDKSPKAANLWGDRTGSGATGMLVRFEPGFSSPPHIHNVSYRGIVIEGSLHNDDPTAKAMWMPSGSFWTQPAGEDHITSAKAPANMIYLEIDSGPYLVKPSTQQFDNGERPLNLHYNNLTWLDQGTSTQLNGTGIEMANLWQKSGLTGVLLRLPANTKMTLSNEGTEFKAVVIQGELNFERENARQVLHAGSFVTAHHPVDMSFSADQQVLLYVRTNAAFKVAAE, from the coding sequence GTGGTAAAACTCAATACACTCAACAGCCTGTTGGCTGGGACCCTGTTTATTCCAGTTGCTGTGTTGGCTACTGATGCACACACCACTGCAGACAAGGTTAAGGTGGTCAGCACTGAGCAAATAGAATGGGGTTACCTTAATCCTGCACGGGGTGACAAAAGCCCAAAAGCGGCAAACCTATGGGGTGACAGAACAGGCTCTGGTGCTACCGGAATGCTGGTCAGGTTTGAGCCGGGCTTCTCATCGCCACCACATATTCACAATGTGTCTTACCGTGGCATCGTGATAGAAGGCTCATTACATAACGACGACCCCACAGCAAAAGCCATGTGGATGCCATCGGGTTCTTTCTGGACCCAGCCTGCAGGTGAAGATCACATTACTTCAGCCAAAGCGCCAGCCAACATGATTTACCTGGAGATAGACAGCGGTCCCTATCTGGTGAAGCCATCTACTCAGCAGTTCGACAATGGTGAGCGCCCCCTCAATCTTCATTACAATAACCTGACCTGGCTGGATCAGGGTACTTCGACTCAGCTGAACGGTACAGGAATTGAAATGGCCAATCTGTGGCAAAAAAGCGGTTTGACAGGTGTGTTGTTGCGCTTACCTGCGAATACGAAAATGACGTTGTCGAACGAAGGCACCGAGTTTAAGGCGGTGGTTATTCAGGGAGAGCTTAATTTTGAGCGGGAAAATGCTCGACAGGTACTGCACGCAGGCAGCTTTGTGACAGCCCACCATCCTGTAGACATGTCTTTTTCAGCGGACCAGCAAGTGTTGTTGTATGTACGCACCAATGCTGCGTTTAAGGTAGCGGCAGAATAG
- a CDS encoding dihydrolipoyl dehydrogenase, which yields MKQLETDVVVIGAGTAGLSAYRNAKQSTDNVLMIEAGAYGTTCARVGCMPSKLLIAAAEAAHSVTEAPKFGVNTTPPDIDGKAVMARVRSERDRFVGFVLEAVDELPEQDRIKGYARFLDANRVQIDDHTIITAKRFVIATGSRPNVPGFFQAFGDRLIINDDVFDWQDLPESVAVFGPGVIGLELGQALHRLGVKVKLFGVGGNIGPLTDPQIQDYANTVFAEEFYVDSDAKVSDMKQVGDKAQLTYIDRDGKPQTEQFDYVLAATGRVPNIDKLGLENTGIELDERGVPLADSHTMQCGESHIFIAGDASNQIPLLHEAADQGTIAGQNAGRFPDVRNGLRRAPIAAVFSDPQIAMVGESFKQLNERYGKCGCFAIGEVSFENQGRSRVMLRNKGYMHLYAEQGSGLFLGAEFIGPAAEHMAHLLAWAVQNKMTVPQMLDMPFYHPVIEEGLRTALRNLNAKLKFGPDIVQHCMECGPGA from the coding sequence ATGAAACAACTTGAAACTGACGTCGTCGTCATTGGTGCGGGCACAGCTGGGCTCAGCGCCTATCGTAATGCCAAACAATCTACTGATAATGTGTTAATGATCGAAGCCGGTGCATATGGCACTACTTGCGCACGTGTCGGCTGTATGCCCAGCAAGTTGTTGATTGCAGCAGCAGAAGCAGCCCACAGCGTCACTGAAGCGCCAAAATTCGGAGTCAATACCACGCCCCCCGACATCGATGGTAAAGCCGTGATGGCAAGGGTGCGCAGCGAGCGAGATCGGTTTGTTGGCTTTGTACTGGAAGCTGTGGATGAACTGCCCGAGCAAGACAGGATCAAAGGGTACGCGCGCTTTTTGGACGCAAATCGAGTTCAGATCGATGACCATACCATAATAACTGCAAAACGATTTGTGATTGCAACCGGCTCAAGACCCAATGTACCTGGATTCTTTCAAGCATTTGGCGATCGCCTTATTATTAACGACGATGTCTTCGACTGGCAGGACTTGCCAGAGTCAGTTGCGGTGTTTGGTCCCGGAGTGATAGGTCTTGAGCTGGGTCAGGCACTACATCGACTGGGCGTTAAGGTGAAGCTCTTTGGAGTAGGGGGTAACATTGGACCTCTCACAGATCCACAAATTCAGGATTATGCCAATACTGTGTTTGCAGAAGAGTTTTACGTTGACAGTGATGCCAAAGTGTCTGATATGAAGCAAGTTGGTGACAAAGCTCAGCTCACCTACATTGACCGTGATGGCAAACCGCAAACAGAGCAGTTTGATTATGTGCTGGCTGCAACGGGCAGGGTGCCAAATATCGACAAATTGGGCCTTGAAAATACCGGAATAGAATTGGATGAGCGCGGTGTGCCACTGGCTGATTCACATACAATGCAATGCGGTGAAAGCCATATCTTCATTGCCGGAGATGCCAGTAACCAGATCCCATTACTGCATGAAGCCGCCGATCAGGGCACCATTGCCGGTCAAAATGCCGGACGTTTTCCGGATGTGCGCAATGGCCTGCGACGTGCACCGATTGCTGCCGTATTTAGTGATCCGCAAATCGCCATGGTAGGAGAGAGTTTTAAACAACTGAACGAACGATATGGCAAATGTGGCTGCTTCGCAATCGGTGAAGTCAGTTTTGAAAACCAGGGCCGTAGCCGAGTCATGCTCAGGAATAAGGGCTATATGCACCTGTATGCAGAACAGGGCAGTGGTTTGTTTTTGGGTGCAGAATTCATCGGTCCTGCCGCCGAGCACATGGCGCACTTGCTCGCCTGGGCTGTACAAAATAAGATGACGGTACCTCAAATGCTAGACATGCCTTTCTACCACCCTGTCATAGAGGAAGGCTTGCGTACTGCACTGCGAAACCTTAACGCCAAACTTAAATTTGGTCCGGATATTGTCCAGCACTGCATGGAGTGTGGTCCGGGCGCATAA
- a CDS encoding FAD-dependent oxidoreductase has product MKPIKDVIIIGAGPVGLAAAARLVEKGIRPTIIEKGNSAGEAIRQWGHVSLFTPWSYMIDDAVVSLLNRHGWPGIDLNAIPTGQEVVEQYLQPASQLPELAEGILYNTEVFGVSKEGSSKHTTQGRDRARFAVHCRNGQGIQVLHSDAVIDASGTWSTPNPLGLDGLPVPGELANLDRVHYGIPDILGAQRGDFMNKRTLVVGAGHSAMNIALDLLKLQTAEPDTEVIWGMRKNNIDKLLGRGINDKVPARKQLGLAAKQAIERGALKLLPQLEIRQITRSDHGLEIDSLVAGTQAEIQADHIIVATGFRPDLDMLRELRLDLDQIVEAPSQLAPLIDPNLHSCGSVRAHGVDELSHNDAHFYIAGMKSYGRAPTFLMLTGYEQVRSIVESLAGNEAAARRVQLRFPGAPEAQSGACCS; this is encoded by the coding sequence ATGAAACCAATCAAAGACGTCATTATTATTGGTGCCGGACCTGTCGGGCTGGCCGCTGCAGCGAGACTGGTCGAAAAAGGCATACGCCCCACCATCATTGAAAAAGGTAACTCTGCCGGAGAGGCAATACGCCAGTGGGGTCATGTGAGTTTGTTTACGCCCTGGTCCTATATGATTGACGACGCCGTTGTTAGCTTGCTTAATCGACATGGCTGGCCAGGCATCGATCTTAATGCTATCCCAACTGGTCAGGAGGTGGTTGAGCAGTACTTGCAACCTGCGTCGCAGCTGCCTGAGCTTGCTGAAGGGATCCTTTATAACACAGAGGTTTTCGGAGTGTCGAAAGAGGGGAGCAGTAAGCACACAACACAAGGTCGCGACCGTGCTCGTTTCGCAGTGCATTGTCGCAATGGACAGGGAATTCAGGTGCTGCATAGCGACGCTGTGATTGATGCTTCCGGCACCTGGTCAACACCTAATCCATTGGGGTTAGATGGCCTGCCTGTGCCGGGTGAGCTGGCAAATCTGGACAGAGTGCATTATGGCATTCCTGATATTCTGGGTGCGCAGCGAGGCGACTTTATGAATAAGCGAACATTGGTCGTAGGTGCGGGTCACTCTGCAATGAATATTGCGCTGGACTTACTGAAACTGCAAACCGCTGAACCGGACACTGAGGTGATCTGGGGAATGCGAAAAAACAACATAGATAAATTACTGGGCAGAGGTATTAACGATAAAGTGCCGGCTCGCAAGCAGCTGGGGCTGGCAGCAAAACAAGCGATTGAGCGCGGTGCACTAAAACTGCTTCCTCAGTTAGAGATCAGACAAATCACGCGTTCTGACCATGGACTGGAGATCGATTCTTTGGTGGCTGGCACCCAGGCTGAGATACAGGCAGATCACATCATCGTTGCCACTGGCTTCAGGCCTGATCTGGATATGTTGCGAGAGTTAAGACTGGATCTGGATCAGATTGTCGAAGCGCCGTCACAGCTTGCGCCTTTGATTGACCCAAACCTGCACAGCTGCGGATCGGTGCGTGCCCATGGTGTCGATGAACTGTCCCATAATGATGCGCACTTTTACATTGCAGGTATGAAGTCTTACGGACGTGCTCCTACCTTCCTGATGCTGACCGGTTATGAGCAGGTCCGCTCTATTGTTGAATCCTTGGCTGGTAATGAAGCCGCGGCCAGACGCGTTCAGTTGAGATTTCCCGGCGCACCTGAAGCTCAGTCTGGCGCTTGTTGTTCTTAG
- a CDS encoding glutathione peroxidase: protein MLNNIEGQTVPQVTFPVRENDEWKNISTDDLFKGKTVVVFSLPGAFTPTCSSTHLPRYNELAGVFKQNGVDDIVCISVNDTFVMNAWAKDQEAENVTLIPDGNGEFSEGMGMLVDKKELGFGKRSWRYSMLVKDGVIEKMFIEPDVPGDPFEVSDADTMLEYINPEQVKPEPVSIITKPGCPFCAKAKALLDEKGLVYEELVLGQQATLTSLKALSGRETVPQVFIGGKHIGGSDDLAAHFA, encoded by the coding sequence ATGCTAAACAATATCGAAGGTCAGACAGTTCCTCAGGTTACTTTTCCGGTACGTGAAAACGACGAATGGAAGAACATCAGCACAGATGACTTATTCAAAGGTAAAACCGTCGTGGTTTTCTCATTACCAGGTGCGTTTACACCGACCTGTTCATCAACTCACTTGCCACGTTACAACGAGTTAGCTGGCGTGTTTAAACAAAATGGTGTTGATGACATCGTCTGTATTTCGGTTAACGATACCTTTGTGATGAACGCATGGGCCAAAGATCAGGAAGCCGAAAATGTTACGCTTATCCCGGATGGAAACGGTGAATTTTCTGAAGGCATGGGCATGCTGGTTGACAAAAAAGAGTTAGGCTTTGGCAAGCGCAGCTGGCGTTATTCTATGCTGGTCAAAGACGGTGTGATTGAAAAAATGTTCATTGAACCAGACGTACCAGGCGACCCGTTTGAAGTATCAGATGCAGATACTATGCTTGAGTACATAAATCCAGAGCAAGTAAAACCTGAGCCTGTCTCTATTATCACTAAGCCTGGATGTCCTTTCTGTGCCAAAGCAAAAGCACTGCTGGATGAAAAAGGCTTGGTTTATGAAGAGCTGGTATTAGGTCAGCAAGCGACACTGACTAGCCTTAAAGCGCTGTCTGGCCGCGAAACGGTCCCTCAGGTATTCATTGGCGGCAAGCACATTGGTGGCTCCGACGACTTAGCGGCGCACTTCGCTTAA